The Nocardioides sp. S-1144 genome includes a region encoding these proteins:
- a CDS encoding serine hydrolase, protein MTWSVLVVDAGTDEVLAAETPDAVLRTASVAKVLLLSALAEALEAGTVTASEVLDRSVTPRVADSGLWHRLDVAALPVGDVATLVGTVSDNWATNVLVERLGLGVVQAVGPREGLGATQLWDVVRDDRGPADPPTLSTGTASEWVSVLTRLHRGTWVSPAVSARVLGWLAGGADHSMVAGALGLDPLVVPDGPVRVVSKTGTDDGVRCDVGLVTGPGRTVAYAVLANDGDVTATLARMRGLGDRVRAWVS, encoded by the coding sequence ATGACCTGGTCGGTCCTGGTCGTCGACGCCGGCACCGACGAGGTGCTGGCCGCGGAGACCCCGGACGCCGTGCTGCGCACCGCCAGCGTCGCCAAGGTGCTGCTGCTCTCGGCCCTCGCCGAGGCCCTCGAGGCCGGCACCGTGACGGCGTCCGAGGTGCTCGACCGCTCGGTGACGCCCCGCGTCGCCGACTCCGGCCTGTGGCACCGGCTCGACGTCGCCGCCCTCCCGGTCGGCGACGTCGCCACGCTGGTCGGCACGGTCAGCGACAACTGGGCCACCAACGTGCTGGTCGAGCGCCTCGGCCTCGGCGTCGTGCAGGCCGTGGGGCCGCGCGAGGGGCTCGGCGCGACCCAGCTGTGGGACGTCGTCCGCGACGACCGCGGCCCCGCCGACCCGCCCACGCTCAGCACCGGCACGGCGTCCGAGTGGGTCTCGGTGCTGACCCGCCTGCACCGGGGCACCTGGGTCTCGCCGGCGGTCTCGGCGCGGGTGCTCGGCTGGCTCGCCGGCGGCGCCGACCACTCGATGGTCGCCGGCGCCCTCGGCCTCGACCCGCTCGTCGTCCCCGACGGCCCGGTCCGGGTCGTCAGCAAGACCGGCACCGACGACGGCGTCCGGTGCGACGTCGGCCTCGTGACCGGGCCGGGGCGGACGGTGGCCTACGCCGTCCTCGCCAACGACGGCGACGTCACCGCGACGCTCGCGCGGATGCGCGGGCTCGGCGACCGGGTGCGGGCCTGGGTGTCGTGA
- a CDS encoding YihY/virulence factor BrkB family protein: MGVVGGVDRTQRRFTVLGFPLAVIYKFFDDQGNYLAATVTYYAFIATFPLLLLASSIFGFFLQGNPELQDQVLNSALRQFPIVGEELGRPQGLQGSTGAVVAGGLAALYGALGLGQAIQNLMATAWAIPRNSRPNPFLLRLKSLLLLLFAGMAVLGISIASTLGSSTEVFGDGINGTIRVLIQLANVVVVGLVLTGLMRFASARSHSITRAAPGAFTVALLWQLLQYLGTIYVTNVLTGPSSLNQTFGFVLGLVGIIYIASVMAILGVEVNVVLARKLWPRALLTPFTDSVDLTEADRRAYAMYAQMQRHKGFETVVVRFDGRDGDTHEIVLEPEKKGPDLRGSVDAEVDPDPPPTATLAKHPGEGDRSGG; this comes from the coding sequence ATGGGTGTCGTCGGCGGGGTGGACCGCACGCAGCGGCGCTTCACCGTCCTCGGCTTCCCGCTGGCGGTGATCTACAAGTTCTTCGACGACCAGGGCAACTACCTCGCCGCGACCGTCACCTACTACGCCTTCATCGCGACCTTCCCGCTGCTGCTGCTCGCCTCGTCGATCTTCGGCTTCTTCCTCCAGGGCAACCCGGAGCTCCAGGACCAGGTGCTGAACTCGGCGCTGCGGCAGTTCCCGATCGTCGGTGAGGAGCTCGGGCGGCCGCAGGGTCTCCAGGGGTCCACCGGCGCCGTCGTGGCCGGCGGGCTCGCCGCGCTCTACGGTGCGCTCGGGCTCGGGCAGGCGATCCAGAACCTGATGGCGACGGCGTGGGCCATCCCGCGCAACAGCCGCCCCAACCCGTTCCTGCTGCGGCTCAAGAGCCTGCTGCTGCTCCTGTTCGCCGGGATGGCGGTGCTCGGGATCTCGATCGCCTCGACCCTGGGCAGCAGCACCGAGGTGTTCGGCGACGGCATCAACGGCACCATCCGGGTGCTCATCCAGCTCGCAAACGTCGTGGTGGTCGGCCTCGTCCTCACCGGCCTGATGCGCTTCGCCTCCGCCCGCAGCCACTCGATCACGCGGGCCGCGCCGGGCGCGTTCACCGTGGCGCTGCTGTGGCAGCTGCTGCAGTACCTCGGCACGATCTACGTCACCAACGTGCTCACCGGGCCCAGCTCGCTCAACCAGACGTTCGGCTTCGTCCTCGGCCTGGTCGGCATCATCTACATCGCCTCGGTGATGGCCATCCTCGGCGTCGAGGTGAACGTCGTCCTGGCCCGCAAGCTGTGGCCGCGGGCGCTGCTGACCCCGTTCACCGACTCCGTCGACCTGACCGAGGCCGACCGCCGCGCCTACGCGATGTACGCGCAGATGCAGCGGCACAAGGGGTTCGAGACCGTCGTCGTCCGCTTCGACGGCCGCGACGGCGACACCCACGAGATCGTGCTGGAGCCCGAGAAGAAGGGTCCCGACCTGCGTGGCTCGGTGGACGCCGAGGTCGACCCCGACCCGCCGCCGACGGCGACCCTGGCCAAGCACCCCGGCGAGGGCGACCGGAGCGGTGGCTGA